One window of Opisthocomus hoazin isolate bOpiHoa1 chromosome 15, bOpiHoa1.hap1, whole genome shotgun sequence genomic DNA carries:
- the MRPL28 gene encoding large ribosomal subunit protein bL28m, with amino-acid sequence MPLHRYAPRLWPALRLREGICARLPEHYLAALRDDTPPTPVHWRPLGVRYRRNARTGERERVQDVPVPVYLPPAAHEGLWGGEGWIRGYRYARNDKLSTRLPKTWKPQLFEREFYSEILDARLTITVTMRTLDLIDQAYGFDFYILKTPKVDMCSKLGMDLKRTMLLRLARRDPKLHPDDPARREAIYNKYQEFAIPEEEAEWVGLSLEEAIEKQRLREKKDPVPLFKVYAEELVSQLKEQALQKQ; translated from the exons ATGCCGCTGCACCGGTACGCCCCGCGGCTGTGGCCCGCGCTGCGGCTGCGGGAGGGGATCTGCGCCCGGCTGCCCGAGCACTACCTGGCCGCGCTGCGGGACGACACGCCGCCCACCCCCGTGCACTGGAGGCCGCTGGGCGTGCGGTACCGGCGGAACGCGCGCACCGGCGAGCGGGAGCGCGTGCAGGACGTGCCGGTGCCGGTGTACCTGCCGCCCGCCGCGCACGAGGGGCTGTGGGGCGGCGAGGGCTGGATTCGCGGCTACCGGTACGCGCGCAATGACAAG CTCTCCACCAGGCTGCCCAAGACGTGGAAGCCGCAGCTCTTCGAGCGGGAGTTCTACAGCGAGATCCTGGACGCCAGGCTGACCATCACCGTCACCATGCGGACGCTGGACCTCATCGACCAGGCCTACGGCTTCGACTTCTACATCCTCAAG ACTCCAAAAGTCGATATGTGCTCGAAGCTCGGGATGGATTTGAAGCGAACGATGCTGCTGCGACTCGCGCGGCGAGATCCTAAACTGCATCCCGACGATCCAGCCAGGAGAGAGGCCATCTATAACAAGTACCAG GAATTTGCAATCCCAGAAGAGGAAGCTGAATGGGTTGGCTTGAGTTTAGAAGAAGCGATAGAAAAACAGAGGCTCCGAGAGAAAAAG GACCCTGTCCCGCTCTTTAAGGTGTACGCGGAAGAGCTCGTCAGCCAGCTGAAAGAACAGGCGCTGCAGAAGCAGTAG